DNA sequence from the Hippopotamus amphibius kiboko isolate mHipAmp2 chromosome 1, mHipAmp2.hap2, whole genome shotgun sequence genome:
GTCACGGAGAGAAGACGACGGCCACTGTCCTCGCTCTCGACGCCCCCGGGAACCCAGTCTGGCTCCCCCGGGGCCcgcctgggggaggggcgggaggcgCGGAGGCGCAGAGCCGCCGCTTCCCGGCTGAGGGGCAGCAGCAGCTGAGAAGCGccgcgggggagggagggacccaGCCCTCGCCGCCCGCCAGGCCTCAGCCTGGGCCCGGGCCCCctgccccgcccgccgcccgccccgcgaCGCGGCCGCGgctgagagaagggagagggcgTCTCGCGGAGGGCAGCCCCTGCCTCCGTCCCGGGAGATGCCCCGGCCCCGCCTCCTcgcccgccgccccggcccgACCGCCCCGGCGGCGAACTCTCACCTCAGGCTGCGCAGGCCGGGACGGCCCGGCCGAGCCCCCGGCCGCTGTGTGCGTCTCCGCCCCCCGGGAAACGTCCCAACGGCGCCTGGTGCGAGCGGCCGAGGCCCGGAGCAGCGCCGAGAGCGGCAGCAGCGGGAGCAGCCAACATCCGGGGCCGCGCACCCGGAACTACTTCCCGACCCGCTCCCCCTCCCGATCGCCCGCCCCCGCCGCCACCACCCCCCGCCTCCCGCGACGTCGCTGCGCCACCGGCACGGCGTCGGCGGCGTCACGGCCCCTCCGCGGTCACGGCCGCGGCGACGCGCGCGGGATCCCTCCGCTGGAACAAGTAGTGCCCGGGGACGGCGGCGACCCTGCTTCCACGCAGCGGTATCAGTCAGCCGCCAGCAGCTCCGTGCGACTTGGAGAGGCGGGTATCTCTGCCCCTCAGAGAGGCGGCCGGGGAGTCAGGGCAGCGGGGTCGACTCTTTAGTTGAGGACAGCAGGGACCTCCGCCTGGGACCCTGCCCAGGGATTCCTGGGCCCCGTGTCCCAGGAGAATGGCGCCTTGTGACCGCACCCCTCCAAGCCCCCTCCACCTCACCTTAGCGACGGGCACCTTAGCCTCTCCGGAAGACCGGGCACCACGGATTCTACGGCCCCCACAAAGGCACCTTGGACCTTCAGGACACCTCTCCTTCCAGAACGTCACAAGTCCCGGGTTCTAGACCCATCTCTGCCGAGGCCTCTCCCGTGTCTAGCCTTGGTTTCCTTCTCCTTAAAACAAAGGATTTGTCACTCTAAAAGCAGTTCTGATTCTAAAGCTGCTGCCCGGGTTACGGTCCTTCTATCAACAGGTGGAGCGCTTAAAAGGGTAGTTGGGTGACTTGTGAACTTTGGAATTTACTTCTACGTCAGTCTTCACTGATTCTTTAAAGTATCAGCACTGCGAATCTGCCCTGTAATTTCACATTTAATTACATTCATACATATTTGCTGTTGCTTCTTTCGCATTAGTCACATATAGCACCAAGCATGCTTTTGAACTCACAGTAGGTTCTCCATATTTGGAAACTCAGATAATTTGTTAGATGAATACTAGGTTGATTGAATGAGATGGAAAGGCCTGAGTGAATTGAGCTTGGGAACCTCTTTCGGTGTAGTCTCATAGGGATCAGATATAGACCTCCTCTTCTATTCACTTTACCTCCGGTAAAGAGCTGAGTACCCAGTTGCTTCAGCAAACACTGAACACCTGCCATTTGCCCAGCATTTCTAGGCCCTGGGAATTCAAAGTACTCCTACATTCCTTTTCCACATAAGACTCCAGCAAGATTCTGAAGATTAAAAGAttcacttgggacttccctggtggcacagtagttaagaatccacctgccaatgcaggctacaggggttcaagccctggtctgggaagatcccacgtgcctctgagcagctaagcccctgtgccacaactactgaggctgcgctctagagccctcggagccacaattactgaagcccatgcgcctaaggcccgtgctctgcagcaagagaagccaccacaatgagaggcccgtgcaccacaaggaagagtaccCCTGCTCTAGGTAACCACCCCCCACCAGTAACCACCACCCTGGCACCCAGAGAAAGCCCaggagcagcaatgaagacccaaggcagccaatcaatcaatattttttttaaaaaaactgccacaactcaaaaaaaaaaaaaaaagattcattcgCTCATTCatccagaaaatatttgccaatcactACTAAGGTTGTCAGACCCTATTTTAGTGTTTGGGTTGgatcagtggggggggggggcggagtgggaattcccctccctcttggcactCTCATCTAAGTATGGAGAGAAAGATGATAAACGTAACAAGAAAAGAATTTGGTATGAGAGGAAGTTTTTAGTGCTatggggaaaaagaaatagaCCAGGGTAAGAGATAGGAGGAaaactggaggagggaggagtgcggtttttttgtctgttttcttgctttgtttttcagcAACTATTTCTTCATTGACAATGTGTTCATTTACTTTAACTGAACCTCTGTCAGGTGCTGGAGCTTCAGTGGAGAATAAGCCAAGGTTCTGCAGCTAGTAGAGACCCCATGCCAGGTGCTTTCACTTGCCCTCTCATTCAGTGCTTTCACCAGGTCCCTAAGATAGAACACCTGCATTCATCTTTACAGCTGATGAAATTGAAGCTGAGAAGGGTTAAAAACttgagctgggactcaaacccaatGTCTCCTGAGTCCAACTCCCTTTGCAGCTTCTCCTCAGCTGAGAActcctatttttctgtttcaataCACCTCACCTCCTCACCTCTTTTGTCAAGTAAACTCATGCATTAAAATAGGTGAATGGCCTTAGGTCTGCATTGGAgccaaaggaagggaggaaggaaaatatttagagGAAAAGAGGGGGGAGTTATCAAAAAATCGACACTTGTAGAGTAAGGTAATAGGGGTAGCATAGAAGGCTTAGTGGAAGAGAAATGAAGGTTGATTCCTAACAGCTTACTCCAATTCCAGTTTTACAGAATGGGATTTTAGATAGAGCCATCAGGGAGAGCCCAATTCATAAGGTGACTTTAATGAGAAACTTGAAAGAGTTGAGGGAGTGAGCCATACATTATATGGGAAAGAGTgtcccaggcagaaggaacagctagTGGAAAGGTCATGAAGTGAAAGTATTCCTGGAAGTGTTAGAAATAGTGGAGGCTAGGACACCTGGAGCCGGGTAAGTAAATGAGAGATGAATGGGAGATAAGGTCAGAGATGGAGTCTTGTAGGCCATTGTAAGGATCTTGGCTGAAATGGAACCACTACAGggctttgagcagaggagtgatatGATCTGATTCATGCTCTCAGAGGATCAGCCTGGCTCTGTGCTAAGAGTAGATGGTGAGTGGACATTGGTGGAAGCATTAGTCAGGTACAGGATGATGGTCCAAACCAGGCTGGTACCAGCCAGTAGGATAAATAAGATACAGTCTCTATACTTTAAGGactcacagtctagtgggaagcaaataaataattacaatacaCTGTGATAAGGGAAAGAGTATCCTGAAGAAGACGCCACCCGCTTTCCTGACAGAGGGTAGAAGTTCCCCATTCTACCAAGTTGCCAAGGGAAATGGAAGTTCCTGGTTCTTTGTTGGGCCACTGGGTGGATTCTTGATAACATTTGTCTTCTTCCCACCCCTTCAGGCCTCAAAGCCCACTACCGCCTGAGTGGTGCTATAAGCAGAAGGGTACTAAAGGACAGTCTAGGTCACGCATTTAAGAGATGGGCAGAACTGAGATTATCCCTATTTGTcagaagagaaactgaggccaacTGTCACTAGGTTTTAACCTGAGACTGGGAATCAAGGTCATCAAAGTCCCAAACCAGGAATCTCTCTGAGCCACTTGAGTGGAGTCAGCCAGATGATGGGGCAAAAGAGTAGAAAGACATTTCTGGATAGCTGCCAGAATGGGGTTGGGGGCTTGGGAACCAGCAGCCTTTGAGAATGAGAGAATCACAAGCCCCAGAATGTCAAAAGCTGAGGAGCACCCCATCccctaccccctcccctccaaaaaaGTTGTAAGTGCCATCGTAGCAGGAGGGATTCTGgaacagtgggggtggggttgagggGTGGGAAGGAAAAGCTTAAAGCTCAGATTGAGAAGACAGACTTGGGTTCAGTCTCATGTTTTACATCTTATTTCCTATGTGCCTACATCAAATTATTTAGTTTCttagtctctgtttcctcctatTAAATAGGAGAAATGATCATAGCTACAAAGCAAAGAGCTTATGCACAGGCTGCCATAAAAATGGCCCCCAAAGACAGTTACTATTATGTACAAGGTCGCGTGTCAGCACAGAAAGAGTAGGTCATAATCTTGGGAGGTGAGAGTGGTCTGGGAGGGAGAGTGTGGAGCAGGAGAGCCCTTAATGAGAAAATGGTATCCAACTCAGGGGACAGATCCTTAAGAGAAATGAGATAGaggttttattgttttgtattgtttgcaGTCTTTTCCCAGCCTCACCTAGATTCTAAATTCCCTAGAAGAAACACGGTCCCAAACTGGACAGGAATAGCCCTGCAAAACTTTGATTCAGCACTGGCAGCGTGTCACAAGCAGGGTGTTCAACACTTCACGTGACCCACAGCCACTGAGACAAATGAGGCTTTACCTGatcctttctccctctttattTATTGTAAAgggaaagcagaaaataagaaatgaatttaaggagacttccctggtggtgcagtgattgggagtccgcctgccagtgcaggggacacgggttcgagccctggtttgagaggatcccacatgttgtggagcagctaggcccgtgtgccGTGACTGCTGAGCCTGAACCctggagcccatgggccacaactgctgagccctcgtgccgcaactgttgaggcccacgcgcctagaacctgtgcctcacagcgggagaggccaccaaaatgagaagcccccacaccacaacaaagagtagcccctgctctccacaactagagaaagcccgcgcacagcaacagagacccaatgcacccaaaaataaaaattaaaataaaataagaaatgaatttaaaatgagcCAAGACCTGCAAAGGCGAGAGTGAAAAACATGAGAGAGCCCTTCCCATCATTCCCAGCCCTGGAGGAGCCTTCCAGATTCTCTGGATATGTTTATATAAtactttatatttcatatattagattttttaaaagctatacaCAGGCCACTGGGAAGCTCTCAGAACCACTAACTGCTATTTAATGACGATACTGGGTATTAAGTGTTGGTCACTATGCATATTTAAATAACATTCAATAATCATTTATCAAGCAACTACTCTATACCAGGTATTGGGCTAAACACTAGGGAGTCCAAAGGGGATAAATAAATTCCCTACCTTCAGTGGGCTCCTGGGCTTCTGGAGAAACAGACATGTCAACAGTTAATGCCAGTGCAATATGTAGAGATGTGTACTTGTGCCATgggaacaaagaaaaagcaaggcTTAATTCTGTCTTAAATCAATCCATTCTGATTGGCGGGGGATGGGGCACCAAAGAAAGCTTAACTCTTAAAGGTAAGGTTAAGGCTAAGTCTGACTAAATAAGTAGGAGTTTACCACAGACTCAGAAGCAGGGCTGggagtaaagaaagaaaatttgggaTAGAGGAGGAAAGCTCATGCAAAGTCAAAGAGGTTGGGTGGATACGAGAAAAGTAGAGGCCACAGAAATTAGTCTTATAAGTGGTCATTAAACACTAGTAGATGATGAAAAGAACGAACTCATGAATCTAGACCATATCGCTCTACATAACCATCCAAAAACTGAGTTCCTACCCTCTAGGAGCTTGGTGTTAACCTCAGATTTTATCAGTAAGGCAAAATGTGATCCTTCCCACTCTACTACTTAATCATTCTCACAAGAAAGGAGTAACGTAGACTACTTCTTCCCATTAGAAGGCAGAAGCCTAAACCTTTTTTCATAGTTCTGGCAATGAATTTGCACTAGTGCACTCATACCATACCACCTATCCATCTTCCTTGTAACCACCTGGCTCAAATCTTGGCTCACCTCCACTCTCAGAATCAACCGAGCTAATTAAAAGCATAATGAAAGACACAAGGGCACGGAGACAGCTGAACAAACACGAACAAATGCATAGATT
Encoded proteins:
- the LOC130856888 gene encoding basic salivary proline-rich protein 2-like — translated: MERLPLPNAGKGHGDRMGGNAGNAGSPHGPPHPEGHPRRKRYWPPRRPKSTPELERKKLHLWLPRGPPGGGAGGAEAQSRRFPAEGQQQLRSAAGEGGTQPSPPARPQPGPGPPAPPAARPATRPRLREGRGRLAEGSPCLRPGRCPGPASSPAAPARPPRRRTLTSGCAGRDGPAEPPAAVCVSAPRETSQRRLVRAAEARSSAESGSSGSSQHPGPRTRNYFPTRSPSRSPAPAATTPRLPRRRCATGTASAASRPLRGHGRGDARGIPPLEQVVPGDGGDPASTQRYQSAASSSVRLGEAGISAPQRGGRGVRAAGSTL